The Devosia sp. YIM 151766 genome includes a region encoding these proteins:
- a CDS encoding DUF2336 domain-containing protein, with protein MIDPTTELDEGHRAFANFRVLNGDDNHSEREQLFRNMAQLFSYVSERCDDEQVAQYDEVLCQLAELVEVEARVHVAKLLAPLDRAPGTVVLKLANDDIEVARPLLEFSSLLSDDDLIDIISKQSEEHRVVIAGRAALNERVGDAIVEHGETASVVRLVRNSNAGFDRATLEKLVERATRDAEIAADLRGRTDIDWKSLRGEIDEVAGKVLQSLGEVERRVDPVAAGKINTVVYNRIRNRAGFNAQEWKVAYNQVKGLADRKQLDDRALARFARFGYGHHAAAAMGVILSVSPEIVVKWLAGQDYVAVTVALRAAGLSPDLFEAIVATLPWRDLPSEHDKRMVLSRFTALDGEDAKDIFELWRAHSFRKRAVSEDR; from the coding sequence ATGATCGACCCCACGACCGAACTGGATGAAGGCCACCGGGCGTTTGCGAATTTTCGCGTGCTCAATGGCGACGACAATCATTCCGAGCGCGAGCAATTGTTCCGCAACATGGCGCAATTGTTCAGCTATGTGTCCGAGCGCTGCGACGACGAGCAGGTCGCCCAATATGACGAAGTGCTGTGCCAATTGGCCGAGCTGGTCGAAGTCGAGGCGCGGGTTCACGTCGCCAAGCTGCTGGCGCCGCTCGACCGCGCGCCCGGCACCGTGGTGCTGAAGCTCGCCAATGACGATATCGAAGTCGCCCGGCCTTTGCTGGAATTCTCCAGCCTGCTGAGCGACGACGACCTCATCGACATCATTTCCAAGCAATCGGAAGAGCATCGCGTCGTCATTGCCGGTCGCGCCGCGCTCAACGAGCGGGTCGGCGATGCCATCGTGGAGCATGGCGAAACCGCTTCGGTGGTCCGCCTGGTGCGCAATTCCAATGCCGGCTTCGACCGCGCCACGCTGGAAAAGCTGGTCGAACGGGCGACGCGCGACGCCGAAATCGCCGCCGATTTGCGCGGACGCACCGATATCGACTGGAAATCGCTGCGCGGCGAAATCGATGAAGTCGCTGGCAAGGTGCTGCAATCGCTGGGCGAAGTGGAGCGCCGCGTCGATCCTGTCGCCGCCGGCAAGATCAATACCGTCGTCTATAACCGTATCCGCAACCGCGCCGGTTTCAATGCGCAGGAATGGAAGGTCGCCTATAATCAGGTCAAGGGCCTGGCCGACCGCAAGCAGCTCGACGATCGGGCCCTGGCGCGCTTTGCCCGTTTCGGTTATGGCCATCACGCCGCCGCCGCCATGGGCGTCATCCTCAGCGTTTCCCCGGAAATCGTGGTGAAATGGCTCGCCGGCCAGGATTACGTGGCCGTCACCGTCGCCTTGCGGGCCGCCGGCCTCAGCCCCGACCTGTTCGAAGCCATCGTCGCCACGCTGCCCTGGCGCGACCTGCCGAGCGAGCATGACAAGCGCATGGTGTTATCGCGCTTCACCGCGCTGGATGGCGAGGACGCCAAGGATATCTTCGAGCTCTGGCGAGCGCATTCCTTCCGCAAGCGGGCGGTGAGCGAAGACCGCTAG
- the rarD gene encoding EamA family transporter RarD yields MTLPEQSPELASPAASSVNVDPNETRKGVVAALLAYLLWGFLPILFRLLDQVGAVLIVAERTMWSLVLLFGVVLLTGGMAEVRNVLTDWRRMRVIALSAVLLVGNWLLYVWAVETGQLLEASFGYFINPLVNVAIGMILLGERQNRLQTMAIAIACIAIAIQAVGLGNVPYIALGLALSFGFYGFIRKTAQAGPATGLFAETLVVAPLALGYVMFDLVTNGPGAHADPGLLLLLVLTGPATAVPLLLFAYGVRRLRLTTIGMFQYLAPSIQFMVAIYLFGEQLNGLRLLSFALIWLSLIVFSYDSFRMHRARA; encoded by the coding sequence ATGACCCTGCCCGAGCAATCCCCAGAGCTGGCCAGCCCGGCCGCTTCATCCGTCAATGTCGATCCGAACGAGACCCGCAAAGGGGTCGTCGCGGCGCTGCTGGCCTATCTGCTCTGGGGCTTCCTGCCGATCCTCTTCCGGCTGCTCGACCAGGTTGGCGCGGTGCTGATCGTGGCCGAGCGGACCATGTGGTCGCTGGTGCTGCTGTTCGGTGTCGTTTTACTGACCGGCGGCATGGCTGAAGTGCGCAATGTGTTGACCGATTGGCGCCGGATGCGAGTCATTGCGCTGTCGGCAGTGCTGCTGGTGGGCAATTGGCTGCTCTATGTCTGGGCGGTGGAGACGGGCCAGCTCCTCGAAGCCAGTTTCGGCTATTTCATCAATCCCCTGGTCAATGTCGCCATCGGCATGATCCTGCTGGGCGAGCGGCAGAACCGGTTGCAGACCATGGCTATCGCCATTGCCTGCATCGCCATCGCCATCCAGGCCGTGGGGCTCGGCAATGTGCCCTATATCGCGCTGGGACTGGCGCTTTCCTTTGGTTTTTATGGCTTTATCCGCAAGACCGCCCAGGCCGGACCCGCCACCGGCCTGTTCGCCGAAACCCTCGTCGTCGCCCCGCTGGCGCTTGGCTATGTGATGTTCGACCTGGTCACCAATGGCCCCGGCGCCCATGCCGATCCCGGGCTGTTGCTGCTCTTGGTCCTGACCGGTCCCGCCACGGCGGTGCCGCTGCTGCTCTTCGCCTATGGGGTGAGGCGGCTACGCCTGACCACGATCGGCATGTTCCAATATCTGGCGCCATCGATCCAGTTCATGGTGGCGATCTATCTGTTCGGGGAACAGCTCAACGGATTGCGGCTGCTCAGTTTTGCCCTGATCTGGCTGTCTCTGATCGTGTTCAGCTACGATAGCTTCCGAATGCATCGGGCGCGCGCCTGA
- a CDS encoding host attachment protein: MKKTVTWILIADGNQARVFEHTGPGKGLANVQGLEWSIPPLQSQDIDTDRPGRAHSTVGRSAMEPRTDSAQHREAEFMRSIANALDEKAKSGAFDRLVIAAAPIALGNLRKALSEHVKKTILAELDKDLTNTPTPQLDKHLDGIIAV; the protein is encoded by the coding sequence ATGAAAAAGACCGTAACCTGGATCCTGATCGCCGATGGCAACCAGGCCCGTGTGTTCGAACATACCGGCCCGGGAAAAGGCCTTGCCAATGTCCAGGGCCTGGAATGGTCCATCCCCCCGCTGCAATCGCAGGATATCGATACCGACCGGCCCGGCCGGGCCCATTCGACCGTCGGCAGAAGCGCCATGGAACCCAGAACCGATTCGGCTCAGCATCGGGAGGCCGAATTCATGCGCTCGATTGCCAATGCGCTGGACGAAAAGGCCAAGAGCGGCGCTTTCGACCGCCTGGTCATCGCCGCAGCGCCCATCGCCCTTGGCAATCTGCGCAAGGCCCTGTCGGAGCATGTCAAGAAAACCATCCTCGCCGAGCTCGACAAGGACCTCACCAATACCCCGACACCGCAATTGGACAAGCATCTGGACGGGATCATCGCGGTCTAG